A stretch of the Tachysurus fulvidraco isolate hzauxx_2018 chromosome 18, HZAU_PFXX_2.0, whole genome shotgun sequence genome encodes the following:
- the LOC113634051 gene encoding uncharacterized protein LOC113634051 translates to MALELKKRMRVKTERRIRWWKLKEEDCSLRFREERDEKSRQEYKEVQQKVKRDVMKAKEKAYEELYEKESQSSSEFSEDEYIPKTEESDSSSSAEEESLAKKVKQHKKRRDESKTSKSQQYKRKRVTCSSSFVSSGTKESSSSSDKDDSGESSSPVNSNVKVMMLKKKTDGSRLYNKKFYCLFCTKPFSKMARHLESKHRDKPEVARAVAFPKGSKERRLQLSLLRNKGNHFHNTQVLKEGKGMVIPQQQSISPVTANDYLHCVNCEAYLKRRSLWRHMQRCHLNQKVKGMKPGKTRVQALCMYNEPVPENVNARFWRMLLDMHDDEITHVVRKEKVILKLGQHLFNKHGHDVTKHEYIRQKLRETGRLVIEGKKNSKLKEVSDFFIPANFPHVIKAVHSVAGLNEETSTYKTPSLALKLGHNLKKMANIVECEAIMSGDKNTIRNVQAFKQICETKWSECVSSQAIRNLSEAKWNSPQLLPFAEDVKKMHQYLDRQCNESQTKLEKEPSSKHWAEVAKVTLCQVILFNRRREGEVSKLSLTAFTLRDTSLTHPDVELALTDLEKKLCKHFQRIEIKGKRGRKVPVLLTPDMVTSMELLVKTRSNCDVPDENVFMFGRPQALSHFRGSDIIRQIARSCGAEHPEALSSTRLRKHMATMSKVLNLKDNEMDDLADFLGHDIRVHRQYYRLPEGTLQLAKISKVLLAMERGQLSQFKGRNLDEIQIDPQERLMDSEGSDSEDEKENDASPPPSNSADKSKKSTAELGHHQSHQPAKGSSQNPRRKWSTEEIQAVEKTLMDYISSGKVPGKAQCMECIEKSPAALQGRGWDAVKFYVKNRIDSMKRKMLR, encoded by the exons ATGGCCCTGGAGTTGAAGAAGAGGATGAGAGTGAAGACTGAAAGAAGAATAAGATGGTGGAAACTGAAGGAGGAAGACTGTAGTTTGAGATTCAGGGAAGAG AGAGATGAGAAAAGTAGGCAGGAGTACAAGGAGGTGCAGCAGAAGGTGAAGAGGGATGTGATGAAAGCCAAGGAAAAGGCATATGAGGAGCTGTATGAGA AAGAATCTCAGTCAAGTTCAGAGTTCAGTGAGGATGAGTACATACCAAAGACAGAAGAGTCAGACAGTAGCAGTTCAGCAGAGGAAGAGAGTTTAGCAAAAAAGGTCAAACAGCATAAGAAAAGAAGGGATGAGTCAAAAACATCAAAATCCCAACAATATAAAAGAAAGCGTGTGACATGTTCTAGTTCATTTGTGAGCAGTGGAACCAAAGAATCCTCGTCTTCATCTGACAAAGATGACAGCGGAGAATCATCTTCACCTGTTAATTCAAATGTGAAGGTCATGATGCTGAAGAAGAAAACGGATGGCAGCAGGCTGTACAACAAAAAGTTCTACTGCTTGTTCTGCACTAAACCATTCAGTAAAATGGCGCGTCACTTAGAATCAAAGCACAGAGATAAGCCAGAGGTGGCAAGAGCTGTTGCGTTTCCAAAAGGTTCTAAAGAGCGACGATTACAGCTGAGTTTACTGAGAAATAAAGGGAACCATTTCCATAATACTCAGGTGCTTAAAGAAGGGAAAGGAATGGTGATACCTCAACAGCAATCCATTTCACCAGTAACAGCAAATGATTATTTGCATTGTGTGAACTGTGAGGCTTACCTGAAGAGAAGATCTTTATGGAGGCACATGCAGAGATGCCATCTAAACCAGAAAGTCAAAGGAATGAAGCCAGGAAAAACTCGAGTTCAAGCCCTTTGTATGTATAATGAACCAGTTCCAGAGAATGTGAATGCACGATTTTGGAGAATGCTACTGGACATGCATGACGATGAGATAACACATGTTGTCCGGAAAGAGAAAGTCATATTGAAATTAGGGCAACATCTGTTTAATAAGCACGGCCATGATGTCACAAAACACGAATATATCAGGCAAAAATTGCGAGAGACAGGTCGTCTAGTCAtcgaagggaaaaaaaacagcaagttGAAGGAGGTATCAGATTTCTTCATCCCGGCTAATTTCCCTCATGTCATTAAAGCAGTTCACAGTGTGGCCGGCTTGAATGAGGAGACAAGCACTTACAAAACACCATCTTTAGCACTGAAGCTTGGGCACAACCTCAAGAAGATGGCAAACATTGTTGAATGTGAGGCGATAATGTCAGGTGATAAGAACACCATTAGAAATGTGCAAGCCTTCAAACAAATCTGTGAAACTAAatggagtgagtgtgtctcATCCCAAGCCATTCGGAATTTGAGCGAGGCAAAATGGAACTCTCCACAACTTCTTCCTTTTGCTgaagatgtgaaaaaaatgcatcaGTATCTTGACAGACAGTGTAACGAAAGCCAAACTAAACTTGAAAAAGAACCAAGTAGCAAGCACTGGGCAGAAGTTGCAAAAGTGACACTCTGTCAGGTGATTCTGTTTAATCGTAGAAGGGAAGGAGAGGTATCTAAGCTGTCTCTTACTGCCTTTACATTGAGGGACACCTCACTGACTCATCCAGATGTAGAGCTCGCTCTGACAGATCTTGAAAAGAAACTGTGTAAGCACTTCCAGAGAATTGAGATAAAAGGCAAACGTGGACGAAAAGTCCCAGTTCTTCTCACCCCTGATATGGTGACCTCAATGGAGTTACTTGTAAAGACTCGCAGTAACTGTGATGTGCCTGATGAGAACGTGTTCATGTTTGGACGACCACAAGCACTGAGTCACTTCAGAGGATCAGACATTATTCGACAGATTGCTCGAAGCTGTGGAGCAGAACACCCTGAAGCGTTATCCTCCACTAGACTGAGAAAGCACATGGCCACTATGTCCAAGGTCCTTAATTTGAAAGACAATGAAATGGATGACCTTGCTGACTTTCTAGGACACGACATCAGGGTGCATCGGCAGTACTACAGGCTACCTGAAGGTACATTGCAGCTGGCGAAGATAAGTAAAGTTCTTCTAGCCATGGAGAGAGGACAATTATCTCAATTCAAAGGAAGGAATCTAGATGAGATCCAGATTGATCCACAAG AGAGACTGATGGACAGTGAAGGATCAGACTCTGAAGACGAGAAAGAAAACGATGCTTCACCTCCACCCTCAAATTCTGCAG ACAAATCAAAGAAGTCGACTGCTGAACTTGGACATCACCAAAGTCATCAACCAGCTAAAG gatCTTCACAAAACCCACGGAGAAAGTGGTCTACAGAGGAGATCCAGGCTGTGGAAAAGACTCTGATGGACTACATCAGTTCTGGCAAGGTTCCTGGTAAAGCCCAGTGCATGGAGTGCATTGAAAAATCCCCAGCAGCACTTCAAGGTAGAGGTTGGGATGCAGtcaaattttatgttaaaaatcgCATTGATTCCATGAAGCGAAAAATGTTAAGGTGA